In Micropterus dolomieu isolate WLL.071019.BEF.003 ecotype Adirondacks linkage group LG09, ASM2129224v1, whole genome shotgun sequence, the DNA window AAGCTACTGTTCAGACATTTGATGCcttaaataaacttttatttaacagGTTATTTTAGGCAGGAGTGGCTGAATTTTGTTTGTCATAAATAGATTTTGGGCGAGAGTGTTGCAGATTTTTTAAAGGAAGGTCCAAAGAAAAATATTAGTAGCCAAATGCTGGATGGTCCTGCTTTTTATAAGATGAAATAGGAGATATCAGTGTTAATTCTGAGCAGAGTTAGCATGAAgtagagagaaaacagcgagcCAGTAGCTCTGTAAAAGCTGCCTTCTAACAAGATGGGTGTcatgtaaaaagagaaaattaaacGTTGTGTAGGTTACTTTTTTCTGCACCGTTCACATAATCACAATCTTGTTGGCTAAATATGTTAATAAAGTCCTTCTGTTTTTATGGGTTGGAATAGAAGCTGACAGATGGTTTTTCTTTCCGTCTCTATTACTGTCTCCACTTTTTCTAGCTTTcttcctttccctctctctgtcctctttctCCACCTGACATCTTCTAttccctcttctctctttgtgtctctctctttccctctgctCCCGCTCCTCTTTAATATCCTGAACTTGATTTGCCCGACATACCAAATCACACCACACTGTATCACTGCTGTCTGTCACCCTCCTAAATTCAGAATACATTACTAGATTTGTGAATTGCGAAGTAAAAATGACTATATCCACTTTGATAACACTGTAATATCCAGTCTATATGATACACTTAACACGTTGTCTTTGAGCTGTTATTTCAACATGTGTAATCACTAACTGTGGGCCAAACCTTCTGTTCTCGAGTAATATACTTTTATTCTACAAGGTGTTTACAAAGAACTGCATAATTATTTTTCCATCCACATTGTGAAAAATTTGATGTATCAGTCTGGTACCTCACTTGCATTCAACTGTAAGGCTTTACACAGGGCGGTGAAAACTGCTCAGCACATTGCCAGGATGGAGCTGCCATCCATAGAGGACCTCTACACCCAGTGGTGCAGGAAGAAGGCCAACAGGATCATCAAGGACCCCCAACAACCTCAGCCACAAACTGTTCTGTCTGCTACAggtattaaaatgtatattagTGCAGTGCCTGTCTATAAATCCAGTTCTTACATGCCCATATGCCAGGATCTACAGATACACAGACTATTTCATTTGAAACGGGCTCAAATTACATGCTGGACTTGAATTATTCACCAAGTAAggcagtgaaaaaaaacatctaatgaTAAGGAAAGCAAGTGTGACGCAGACTATCAgcggaaagagagagagagggagtgtgtgaGGACTGAAGGATCGacttaatataaaaacaagcGAATGTTACTCTAGTtttgtggtttatcagtgaagtggaagaactacactgcagactggagtctctgttaacagtgacagacagacgtTGATCGTCTCCTCTATGAAAATCTATGATGATTGAACTATGATGAACTGATCGTGGGTCACATTCCTCTCATGTAGAGGCGCTGGAAACCCCTTGGACTTTTCCTAACCAGGAAGCAATcgtgactgaaaacaactcaGCTGCAACTCAGTCTTAAACCCGCACGTCTTTATCAAAACAAGatgaaaaagttatttttgttgctTCTCTGCTGTCACGTTTCATCAGCAGGTAAGATCAGATTTTAAATCCTTGCTTCAAGCTCTTTGCTCCACTTTCCACACAGCTCTGCATTTTGCGCACTTGTTGTTTAGTTTCGCTTTTAACGTAGCCTAACTTGATAATCCTGATGTTATTCCACTGAATTAGGCTGAATACATCATATGTATAATGCGtgtgatgatgtgtgtgtatcaaTAGTGAATAGATACACCTTGTTTGTCCTACAGTGAAACACTCCCTGAAGTTTTTCTTAACTGCATCTTCTGGAGTCCCAGACTTCCCAGAGTTTGTAGCAGTTGCAGTGGTTGATGGTATTTTGGCGGCTTACTGCGACAACATCATCAAGAAAGTAGAACCAAAACAGGACTGGGGGAAACAAACATTAGAAAACGACCCTCAGCAGTTGGAGTTTTACAACAGACAGTTTTTTGAGAGACTGCCGAGCCGCTTCAAAGCTGAGATTTATAATTTAAAGCAGCGCTTCAATCAAAGTGGAGGTAAAGTATTTAtgaatgttatattttatgtttatctgCTAAACGTTGTGTTTTCTATAATGTTTGACAAACAGATACGGCTTCAACTGAGACTGCATCTGCTGTATGTGATTCACAGGACTGACTGTTTATTTGAGAGTTTAATGTGCATATAATGCAAGAAGTCATACCCACCTTGTATAGTGCCATTGACAGCCATCCATCAAATTGGAGAATAATAACTAGCCTACCATTGTAACtaacagtaaaataaagcaAGATGGAGGTATATCATCTGTCAGTCtattctgtctctgtctctctctcaggtgtCCACATTTTACAGGAGATGAGTGGCTGTGAGTGGGATGATGAAAGTGGAGAGTTTAATGGTTTTATGCAGTATGGTTACGATGGAGAAGACTTCATGGTATTCGACCTGAAGACATTGACTTGGATTGCTCCGAAACAACAGGCTGTCACCACCAAATTGAGATGGGATACTTTGAAAGCTGCGATAAAACACATTGAGGATATCCTCATTCAGATGTGTCCTGCGTGGTTGAAGACGTATGTGTCCTATGGCAAGAGCTCTCTGCTGAGAACAGGTAGATTGACACGACCTGATGGACACAACAATGTTCATATATCCTGCCATTGTATTATCCCTCCCAAGAGTCTGACATTACCATTATTTGGTGGCAATAAGATTTGATTTAGCCATGGACAATAAGTAGACACTGACATTTTTGGGTGCTCTGATATTACTG includes these proteins:
- the LOC123977130 gene encoding major histocompatibility complex class I-related gene protein-like isoform X2, which produces MKKLFLLLLCCHVSSAVKHSLKFFLTASSGVPDFPEFVAVAVVDGILAAYCDNIIKKVEPKQDWGKQTLENDPQQLEFYNRQFFERLPSRFKAEIYNLKQRFNQSGGVHILQEMSGCEWDDESGEFNGFMQYGYDGEDFMVFDLKTLTWIAPKQQAVTTKLRWDTLKAAIKHIEDILIQMCPAWLKTYVSYGKSSLLRTELPSVSLLQKTPSSPVSCHATGFYPDRAMMFWRKDGEEIHEDVDLGEILPNNDGSFQMSVDLNLSSVTPEDWRRYDCVFHLSGVKDDIITKLDKAKIRTNWKEPSDMTFPIIAAVVVLGLVLIAAAGFIAFKRKKVCF
- the LOC123977130 gene encoding major histocompatibility complex class I-related gene protein-like isoform X1, which translates into the protein MKKLFLLLLCCHVSSAVKHSLKFFLTASSGVPDFPEFVAVAVVDGILAAYCDNIIKKVEPKQDWGKQTLENDPQQLEFYNRQFFERLPSRFKAEIYNLKQRFNQSGGVHILQEMSGCEWDDESGEFNGFMQYGYDGEDFMVFDLKTLTWIAPKQQAVTTKLRWDTLKAAIKHIEDILIQMCPAWLKTYVSYGKSSLLRTELPSVSLLQKTPSSPVSCHATGFYPDRAMMFWRKDGEEIHEDVDLGEILPNNDGSFQMSVDLNLSSVTPEDWRRYDCVFHLSGVKDDIITKLDKAKIRTNWKEPSDMTFPIIAAVVVLGLVLIAAAGFIAFKRKKAPDNSSELSKKVNPEAQMTQTSSKLL